One segment of Purpureocillium takamizusanense chromosome 7, complete sequence DNA contains the following:
- the VPS52 gene encoding Vacuolar protein sorting-associated protein 52 (BUSCO:EOG092621GA~EggNog:ENOG503NUU5~COG:U~COG:Z), with protein sequence MWLDRLAGAPGSTSGQSTPQPGSRPYSPLPRRTSSTLSPYVTSQRPGHSPRSSSLSLVSNDSSTSLLASARRPNGSGLRQSSTISELPDPLETLEKLLRPPESRTTPAEAHTRAITVDDVGLSVNFGGLTLKELVESAVDDDVAVSGRSPQTISEYQKDKLKFEDLHRSIAACDDVLSSVETNLESFRNDLASVSADIESLQARSAALNRRLENRKVVEKALGPLVEELSVSPDTITKISSGHIDESWTKMLSEVDRRAVAQKKKSASGVPQNKASEELGPLLDKLILKAIERIRDFLVAQVKALRSPHINAQIIQQQNFLKFKDLFTFLHRHHETLAEEISLAYMNTMRWYYMNQFGRYEKALGRLRLHVLDKNDVLGHEDTTRMVAVLSSSRVGGPPHDAFNLGRRIDLLKSNSQSALSSYLAEEDQATHYLEVPFRNFNLALIDNATAEYTFLATFFSPALSMSQISRNFNYIFEPTFELGQALTKTLVGETLDALGVLLCIRLNQHLAFELQRRTVPAVDGYVNGTNMLLWPRLQVIVDRHCESVRQLTSSLPSKPARSTGDTAKMTAAPHVVTQRFGQLLHGFLALSAEAGDDEPVVASLRRLRTEVEAFLNRQSLAYGADKRKSERFLYNNYSLILTIIGDTEGKLAREQQQHFEQLKAAHQEQS encoded by the exons ATGTGGCTCGACCGTCTGGCCGGCGCTCCTGGGAGCACATCTGGCCAGTCCACACCACAGCCTGGCAGCAGGCCGTATTCGCCTCTGCCCCGCAGGACCTCGAGCACGTTGAGCCCGTACGTCACATCTCAGCGCCCCGGTCACTCGCCCCGGAGCTCCTCGCTGTCCCTGGTCTCTAACGACTCCTCTACGTCGTTGCTCGCctccgcgcgccgcccgaaTGGTTCGGGTTTGCGCCAGTCCTCGACCATCTCCGAACTCCCCGACCCGCTGGAGACTCTTGAGAAGCTCCTCAGACCTCCGGAAAGCCGCACGACGCCTGCCGAAGCGCATACGAGAGCGATCACGGTGGATGATGTCGGCTTGTCGGTCAATTTCGGCGGCTTGAccctcaaggagctcgtcgagtcagcagtcgatgacgacgtggCCGTGAGCGGCCGGAGCCCGCAAACCATATCAGAGT ACCAGAAAGACAAGTTAAAATTCGAAGACTTACACAGATCCATCGCCGCGTGCGATGATGTGCTCAGCTCCGTTGAGACGAATCTGGAGAGCTTTCGCAACGACCTCGCAAGCGTGTCGGCCGACATCGAGTCTCTGCAGGCGCGGTCAGCCGCTCTCAATCGCCGTCTGGAAAATCGCAAGGTCGTGGAGAAAGCATTGGGTCCGTTGGTAGAGGAGCTTAGCGTTTCCCCGGACACCATCACTAAGATATCTAGCGGCCATATCGACGAGTCGTGGACCAAGATGCTCTCCGAGGTGGATAGAAGAGCTGTGGcgcaaaagaagaagagcgcgTCCGGAGTTCCACAGAACAAGGCGTCTGAAGAACTCGGGCCGCTCCTGGACAAGCTCATTCTCAAG GCCATTGAACGTATCCGCGATTTCCTGGTGGCCCAGGTCAAGGCACTACGATCCCCCCACATCAACGCGCAGATAATCCAGCAGCAAAACTTCCTCAAGTTCAAGGACCTCTTCACATTCTTGCATAGGCACCACGAGACGTTGGCCGAGGAAATCTCACTGGCATATATGAACACCATGCGATGGTATTATATGAACCAATTTGGCCGCTACGAGAAGGCGCTGGGCAGATTGAGGCTCCATGTGCTGGACAAGAACGACGTCCTGGGCCACGAGGACACGACCCGCATGGTGGCCGTCTTGTCGAGTTCGCGCGTTGGTGGCCCACCACACGACGCCTTCAACCTCGGCCGAAGGATAGACTTGCTCAAAAGCAACAGTCAGTCGGCTCTATCTTCGTATCTGGCAGAGGAAGACCAGGCAACGCACTATCTCGAGGTGCCTTTCCGAAACTTTAACCTGGCGCTCATCGACAACGCCACCGCCGAGTACACCTTCTTGGCAACTTTCTTCTCGCCAGCACTGTCAATGTCGCAAATATCTAGGAACTTCAACTACATCTTCGAGCCCACCTttgagcttggccaggcGCTGACAAAGACTCTTGTCGGGGAGACGCTGGACGCCCTGGGCGTCCTGCTCTGCATCCGGCTCAACCAGCACCTGGCGttcgagctgcagcggcgcacGGTGCCCGCCGTGGACGGCTACGTCAACGGCACCAACATGCTCCTCTGGCCGCGGCTACAGGTCATCGTGGACAGGCACTGTGAGTCGGTGCGTCAGCTGACGagctcgctgccctcgaAACCGGCCCGCTCGACGGGGGACACGGCCAAGATGACGGCCGCACCTCACGTGGTGACGCAGCGCTTCGGCCAGCTGTTGCACGGGTTCCTCGCCCtcagcgccgaggccggcgacgacgagcccgtggTGGCGAgcctgcggcggcttcggACCGAGGTCGAGGCATTCCTCAACAGGCAGAGCCTGGCGTACGGCGCCGACAAGCGCAAGAGTGAGCGCTTTCTCTACAACAACTACTCCCTCATTCTCACCATCATTGGTGACACTGAAGGCAAGCTGGCACgggaacagcagcaacattTTGAACAGCTCAAAGCGGCGCATCAAGAGCAGTCATGA
- the GYP8 gene encoding GTPase-activating protein gyp8 (EggNog:ENOG503NYCP~BUSCO:EOG092642UD~TransMembrane:1 (i380-397o)~COG:T) has protein sequence MAPGSEAIEAVEALVRRGSPEGAHLADPTTCAGDDDDDNPRMSQKGSDILDACKWRDVPRLRALAESEGGFLNDGFRRAAWPILLGLPPLEAAATSPGDVGDWQDLPRHRDEDQVELDVNRSFVYYPNGQSEAQLEQCKSELSSLIVEVLRRHPYLCYFQGYHDICQVFMLVLEPPWRAKVVARLSILRIRDFMLPSLGPTTSQLRLLPDLLGKADPKLRQHVATIEPFYALAGTLTMYAHNIEAYHEIARLFDVFLAREPVFTIYVFAQIVMDRRDEILEIDEPDMLQVVLAKVPRNMDLDVLIANSVRLFDRYPPESLRPWKSISGASVLKTARDVGVCARQTLEDGHAYFQQQVKDIRWADMQDRIKMAVWRYRRPARAFGIAIAVAALAFYLRRSPTLVHYMMSFFSK, from the exons ATGGCGCCGGGCAGCGAAGCGatcgaggcggtcgaggcgctggTTCGTCGCGGCAGCCCAGAAGGCGCCCATCTCGCCGACCCGACGACGTGCgctggagacgacgacgatgacaatCCCCGGATGAGCCAGAAGGGGTCCGATATCCTCGACGCCTGCAAGTGGAGGGATGTTCCCCGCCTGAGAGCACTCGCCGAGTCCGAGGGCGGATTCCTCAACGACGGcttccgccgcgccgctt GGCCAATCTTGCTCGGACTGCCGCCTCTagaagccgctgccaccaGTCCGGGAGACGTTGGCGACTGGCAGGACCTCCCGCGGCATAGAGACGAGGACCAGGTAGAACTAGACGTCAACCGCTCCTTCGTCTACTATCCCAACG GCCAGTCCGAAGCGCAGCTCGAGCAATGCAAGTCAGAGCTCTCATCGCtcatcgtcgaggtgctcCGCCGACACCCATATCTTTGCTACTTCCAGGGATACCACGATATATGTCAAGTCTTCATGCTGGTGCTGGAACCACCCTGGCGGGCCAAGGTGGTTGCTCGATTGTCCATCCTCCGAATAAGGGACTTCATGCTTCCCAGTCTGGGTCCGACGACTTcccagctgcggctgctgccggaTCTCTTGGGCAAGGCTGACCCTaagctgcggcagcacgTTGCCACTATCGAACCCTTCTATGCATTGGCCGGCACGCTCACCATGTATGCTCACAACATCGAGGCCTACCACGAGATCGCGCGCCTATTCGACGTGTTCCTGGCTCGCGAGCCCGTCTTCACCATCTACGTCTTCGCGCAGATCGTCATGGACCGGCGAGACGAGATCTTGGAAATCGACGAACCCGACATGCTGCAGGTCGTGCTTGCCAAGGTCCCTCGCAACATGGACCTGGACGTCCTGATCGCCAACTCGGTTCGTCTCTTCGACCGCTACCCACCCGAATCGCTACGCCCCTGGAAGTCCATATCCGGCGCGAGCGTCCTCAAGACTGCAAGGGACGTCGGCGTCTGCGCCAGGCAGACACTCGAGGACGGCCACGCGTATTTCCAGCAACAAGTCAAGGACATTCGGTGGGCGGACATGCAGGATCGGATCAAGATGGCAGTGTGGAGATaccggcggccggcgagagcCTTCGGCATCGCTATTGCCGTGGCTGCCCTTGCCTTCTATCTGCGGCGGAGTCCGACCCTTGTGCACTACATGATGTCTTTCTTCTCAAAATGA
- the ANB1 gene encoding translation initiation factor eIF5A (COG:J~EggNog:ENOG503P1UC) has protein sequence MAEEHDVTFESADAGASLTFPMQCSALRKNGFVVIKGRPCKIVDMSTSKTGKHGHAKVHLVALDIFTGKKYEDLSPSTHNMDVPNVSRREFQLLDISDDGFLSLMNDDGDTKDDVRLPDGEIGDKINKLFREEEKDTNVIVLTSMGEEAAVEAKEAPRQG, from the exons ATGGCTGAGGAG CACGATGTTACCTTCGagtccgccgacgccggcgcgtctCTCACGTTCCCGATGCAGTGCTCGGCTCTGCGCAAGAACGGCTTCGTCGTGATCAAGGGCCGCCCCTGCAAGATCGTTGACATGTCGACCTCCAAGACCGGCAAGCACGGTCACGCCAAGGTCCAccttgtcgccctcgacatcTTCACCGGCAAGAAGTACGAAGATCTCAGCCCTTCCACCCACAACATGGATGTCCCCAACGTCTCTCGTCGCGAGTTCCAGCTT CTCGACATTTCTGATGATGGCTTCCTTTCTCTCATgaacgatgacggcgacaccAAGGACGATGTCCGCCTGCCCGACGGCGAAATTGGCGACAAGATCAACAAGCTCTtcagggaggaggagaaggacaCCA ACGTTATTGTTCTCACCTCcatgggcgaggaggccgctGTTGAGGCCAAGGAAGCCCCCCGCCAGGGTTAA